The following proteins are co-located in the Streptomyces sp. DT2A-34 genome:
- a CDS encoding carbohydrate ABC transporter permease encodes MEKPKPVTQAGKALALAAVVLLVCVPFLVIVSTSLASTDEVVANGGWVLWPTEPSLDAYRDILDGGIVTHALGVSAGVTTVGTLLSLACTVTLAYALSRPGVFGGRPVLLLVLFTFLFPPGMIPSFLLVKELGLLDSYASLVLPVLVNVFNLVVLRGFFQGIPEELYEAARLDGAGDWRVLFSVVLPLSKAALAVVGLFYAVAYWNSWFYASLYLESDHWPLQQVLRTYVIAGSGLTDATTGEGTVTAPQTVQMAVLVIATVPILLVYPFLQKYFTKGVLTGAIKS; translated from the coding sequence GTGCCGTTCCTCGTCATCGTCTCGACCTCACTCGCCTCCACCGACGAGGTCGTCGCGAACGGCGGCTGGGTGCTGTGGCCGACCGAGCCGAGCCTCGACGCCTACCGCGACATCCTCGACGGCGGCATCGTCACCCACGCCCTCGGCGTCAGCGCGGGCGTCACGACCGTCGGCACCCTGCTCAGCCTCGCCTGCACCGTCACCCTCGCCTACGCCCTCTCCCGCCCCGGCGTCTTCGGCGGCCGGCCGGTCCTGCTGCTCGTGCTGTTCACGTTCCTCTTCCCGCCCGGCATGATCCCGAGCTTCCTGCTGGTCAAGGAGCTGGGGCTGCTGGACAGTTACGCCTCGCTCGTCCTGCCCGTCCTGGTCAACGTCTTCAACCTGGTCGTCCTGCGCGGCTTCTTCCAGGGCATCCCCGAGGAGCTGTACGAGGCCGCACGGCTCGACGGCGCGGGGGACTGGCGGGTGCTGTTCTCCGTCGTACTGCCGCTGTCCAAGGCCGCGTTGGCCGTCGTAGGCCTGTTCTACGCGGTGGCGTACTGGAACTCCTGGTTCTACGCCTCGCTCTATCTGGAGAGCGACCACTGGCCCCTCCAGCAGGTCCTGCGCACCTATGTGATCGCGGGCTCCGGACTCACCGACGCCACCACCGGCGAGGGGACGGTCACCGCCCCGCAGACCGTGCAGATGGCGGTGCTCGTGATCGCCACCGTGCCGATCCTGCTGGTCTACCCCTTCCTGCAGAAGTACTTCACCAAGGGCGTGCTCACCGGCGCCATCAAGAGCTGA
- a CDS encoding extracellular solute-binding protein — MPRMSRRTLLGSLAAASVPGVLTACSTGSGDSDVSNAGKKLAPWPSYTPAPGPKPDLAPTEAGVQAGYTAYPSDLVRSVSRPPGDGSTVKVMSVSFGTPPKPASANRFWAAVENALGVKIEYTIVSQADYQKKMATVMAGDADTLPDIINLFSGFVLPREAEFVQRRAEDLTPYLSGDAIADYPNLANIPTHAWRDMGRIGGRVYGIPLERPLPGSTLWLNQGMFTDAGMKEGWTSGDFAAVAKRATGGRAYALGAANGSLFGNAVHSAAHNAPQNWAVTEDGTFRPGCADERYKAAIAFQTQLRKNGSYHPDATSVSQIDLTTLFYNGTVGSMQDGFGAYLPKYREAPDGMTPAAALPYSVDGTPGGIVAARRSFGHTVLKTAKKERIEMLLRVLDFLAAPFGSKEWELVHYGVEGTHFTRAKDGSPEPTKLGEVENNTNLPLKYLAEGPQVLFVPGMPDAVRALHTWQRKVVPHAVRDASFGLQSRTKNAQGTTLKALLDDTVTGIVAGRVPLSEWDATVKKWRARGGDRMAEEFAKDYAANGAKA, encoded by the coding sequence ATGCCCCGCATGTCCCGACGAACCCTGCTCGGTTCCCTGGCCGCCGCGTCCGTCCCGGGTGTGCTGACCGCCTGCTCCACGGGCTCCGGCGACAGCGACGTCTCCAACGCGGGCAAGAAGCTCGCGCCCTGGCCCTCGTACACGCCCGCCCCGGGCCCCAAGCCGGACCTCGCCCCCACCGAGGCCGGCGTGCAGGCGGGCTACACCGCCTACCCCTCCGACCTGGTGCGGTCCGTCTCCCGCCCGCCGGGCGACGGCTCCACGGTCAAGGTCATGTCGGTGTCGTTCGGCACGCCCCCGAAGCCCGCCTCCGCCAACCGGTTCTGGGCGGCCGTCGAGAACGCCCTCGGCGTGAAGATCGAGTACACGATCGTCTCCCAGGCCGACTACCAGAAGAAGATGGCCACGGTCATGGCCGGTGACGCCGACACCCTGCCGGACATCATCAACCTCTTCTCCGGGTTCGTCCTGCCCCGCGAGGCCGAGTTCGTGCAGCGGCGCGCCGAGGACCTCACGCCGTACCTCTCCGGCGACGCGATCGCCGACTACCCCAACCTCGCGAACATCCCCACCCACGCCTGGCGCGACATGGGCCGCATCGGCGGCCGCGTCTACGGCATCCCGCTGGAGCGCCCGCTGCCCGGCTCCACGCTCTGGCTGAATCAGGGCATGTTCACCGACGCCGGTATGAAGGAGGGCTGGACGTCCGGGGACTTCGCCGCCGTGGCGAAGCGGGCGACCGGTGGGAGGGCGTACGCACTCGGCGCCGCCAACGGTTCCCTGTTCGGCAACGCCGTGCACTCCGCCGCCCACAACGCGCCGCAGAACTGGGCCGTCACCGAGGACGGCACGTTCCGGCCGGGCTGCGCCGACGAACGCTACAAGGCGGCCATCGCCTTCCAGACGCAGCTCCGCAAGAACGGCTCGTACCACCCGGACGCCACGTCCGTCTCCCAGATCGACCTGACCACCCTCTTCTACAACGGCACCGTCGGCTCCATGCAGGACGGCTTCGGCGCCTACCTGCCCAAGTACCGGGAGGCACCGGACGGGATGACCCCGGCCGCAGCCCTGCCGTACAGCGTCGACGGCACGCCCGGCGGGATCGTCGCCGCACGCCGCTCCTTCGGTCACACCGTCCTGAAGACGGCGAAGAAGGAGCGCATCGAGATGCTGCTCCGCGTCCTGGACTTCCTCGCCGCCCCCTTCGGCAGCAAGGAGTGGGAGCTGGTCCACTACGGCGTCGAGGGCACCCACTTCACCCGCGCCAAGGACGGTTCCCCCGAGCCCACCAAGCTGGGCGAGGTCGAGAACAACACCAACCTGCCGCTGAAGTACCTCGCCGAGGGCCCGCAGGTGCTGTTCGTGCCGGGCATGCCCGATGCCGTACGGGCCCTGCACACCTGGCAGCGCAAGGTCGTGCCGCACGCCGTCCGCGACGCCTCCTTCGGCCTGCAGTCCCGCACCAAGAACGCGCAGGGCACCACCCTCAAGGCCCTGCTCGACGACACCGTCACCGGGATCGTCGCCGGGCGCGTCCCGCTGTCGGAGTGGGACGCGACCGTGAAGAAATGGCGTGCCCGGGGCGGCGACAGAATGGCCGAGGAGTTCGCGAAGGACTACGCGGCCAACGGGGCCAAGGCCTGA
- a CDS encoding LacI family DNA-binding transcriptional regulator, giving the protein MGNDMADTGSKRRVTIREVAERAGVSIATASRALSGNHPVPASTRARVLRAARDLDYVANAHARALVGGGRKMAAVVVRQVTSPFYAQVAEGVEAEAADRGWLCVVGATGGDPQREMEFVQLMREEGARLVILVGGVVEDDAYRERVAHYAQALDSSGARLVLCARPAPGPEIPALVVEFDNEAGARAITGHLLSAGHRRIVFLGGLPGNTALEARVAGYRAALAEHGVPAAAARVVDCGLGRAAGLRAMAELLKETREFTAVVAGDDMVAAGALRAIADAGLRVPEDISVVGYNDIPLAEDFNPPLTTVRTPAEELGRAAVRIALRDPEHAGGNHHLLGTHIVVRRSVASPRVP; this is encoded by the coding sequence ATGGGGAACGACATGGCGGACACCGGGTCCAAGCGGCGGGTCACGATCCGCGAGGTCGCCGAGCGGGCGGGCGTGTCGATCGCCACGGCGTCGCGCGCGCTCAGCGGCAACCATCCGGTGCCCGCCTCGACCCGGGCCCGCGTGCTGCGCGCCGCGCGTGACCTCGACTACGTCGCCAACGCGCACGCCCGTGCCCTGGTGGGGGGCGGCCGGAAGATGGCCGCCGTCGTCGTCCGCCAGGTCACCAGCCCCTTCTACGCCCAGGTCGCCGAGGGCGTGGAGGCGGAGGCCGCCGACCGGGGCTGGCTGTGCGTGGTCGGCGCGACCGGCGGGGATCCGCAGCGCGAGATGGAGTTCGTGCAGCTGATGCGGGAGGAGGGGGCGCGGCTGGTGATCCTGGTCGGCGGGGTCGTCGAGGACGACGCCTACCGGGAGCGCGTCGCCCACTACGCCCAGGCGCTCGACTCCTCCGGTGCCCGACTCGTGCTGTGCGCACGCCCGGCGCCCGGCCCCGAGATCCCCGCGCTGGTCGTGGAGTTCGACAACGAGGCGGGCGCCCGGGCGATCACCGGTCACCTGCTGTCCGCCGGGCACCGCCGGATCGTCTTCCTCGGCGGGCTGCCCGGCAACACCGCGCTGGAGGCGCGCGTCGCCGGCTACCGGGCGGCGCTCGCCGAGCACGGGGTGCCTGCGGCGGCTGCGCGGGTCGTCGACTGTGGGCTCGGTCGTGCGGCGGGTCTGCGGGCGATGGCCGAACTCCTCAAGGAAACGCGGGAGTTCACTGCGGTGGTTGCCGGGGACGACATGGTCGCCGCAGGGGCGCTGCGTGCCATTGCCGACGCCGGCCTGAGGGTCCCTGAGGACATCTCGGTCGTCGGGTACAACGACATTCCGTTGGCCGAGGACTTCAATCCGCCGCTGACGACGGTCCGTACGCCCGCCGAGGAGCTTGGTCGGGCCGCCGTGCGGATCGCTCTGCGTGATCCTGAGCATGCCGGTGGGAACCATCATCTGCTCGGTACGCACATCGTCGTGCGCCGTAGCGTCGCTTCACCTCGGGTGCCGTAG
- a CDS encoding DUF2264 domain-containing protein: MTAPHVSPPDDPTHLPGLPPTDPTLSPRTGWTRAHWEAIADRLLDGLLPYAAPGFAQYRLPGPPSHSGPWSDGLEGFARSFLLAAFRIAGSGGRVGPALIERYATGLATGTDPHHPEHWPPITDRAQPMVEAASVAIALHESRPWLWDHLDDAVRQRVCAWLGAFVGADVNDSNWRLFQVITEEFLASVGAPHSRAEIDAGLARLDDWYRGGGWYTDGDGRKFDYYNAWALHLYPVLWARIAGSRADTATVARHRARLREFLAVHQHFFGSDGAPVHQGRSLTYRFATTAPLWAGALADATPLPPGRTRRLASGALKHFAERGVPDSRGLLTLGWYRPFLPVTQRYSGPASPYWASKAFLGLLLPADHPVWTAPEEPAAVDTEDVTLALPAPGWLLHSTAADGIVRLVNHGSDRLPPPPATADDSPHYARFAYSSATAPETPGVDNHIALLGPDGTPSRRGRIHPLGAEGRRAGSWQDGRIETVSVVHGPWEVRVHRLDVPPDTPVREGGWAVADDTAPPVARTGPGRALARRSDGLTSAVVGLYGWDDAEAAVVRGVGRNAVGHHSATPVLQLPAGARLLVTLVMLSAAPHPPLTGASATVTADGTVEIRFPDGTPERVPRRAQRRARAIA, from the coding sequence ATGACCGCGCCGCATGTGTCGCCCCCCGACGACCCGACGCACCTTCCCGGGCTTCCCCCGACCGACCCGACCCTCTCGCCCCGCACCGGCTGGACCCGCGCCCACTGGGAGGCGATCGCCGACCGGCTCCTCGACGGGCTGCTGCCGTACGCCGCACCGGGCTTCGCCCAGTACCGCCTGCCCGGACCGCCCAGCCACTCCGGCCCCTGGTCCGACGGCCTGGAAGGCTTCGCGCGCTCCTTCCTCCTCGCCGCCTTCCGCATCGCGGGCTCCGGCGGCCGGGTCGGCCCGGCTCTCATCGAGCGGTACGCCACCGGCCTGGCCACCGGCACCGACCCGCACCACCCCGAACACTGGCCCCCCATCACCGACCGCGCCCAGCCCATGGTCGAGGCGGCCTCCGTCGCCATCGCCCTGCACGAGTCCCGCCCGTGGCTGTGGGACCACCTCGACGACGCCGTACGGCAACGGGTGTGCGCCTGGCTCGGCGCCTTCGTCGGCGCGGACGTCAATGACTCCAACTGGCGGCTGTTCCAGGTCATCACCGAGGAGTTCCTCGCCTCCGTGGGCGCCCCGCACAGCCGGGCCGAGATCGACGCCGGGCTGGCCCGCCTGGACGACTGGTACCGGGGCGGGGGCTGGTACACCGACGGCGACGGGCGGAAGTTCGACTACTACAACGCCTGGGCGCTGCACCTGTATCCGGTGCTGTGGGCGCGGATCGCGGGGTCACGGGCGGATACGGCCACCGTGGCTCGCCACCGTGCCCGGCTGCGCGAGTTCCTCGCCGTCCACCAGCACTTCTTCGGCTCCGACGGCGCCCCCGTCCACCAGGGCCGCTCCCTCACCTACCGCTTCGCGACCACCGCCCCGCTGTGGGCGGGCGCCCTCGCCGACGCCACCCCGCTCCCGCCGGGCCGCACCCGACGTCTGGCGTCCGGTGCGCTGAAGCATTTCGCCGAGCGAGGGGTGCCCGACTCGCGAGGCCTGCTCACCCTCGGCTGGTACCGGCCCTTCCTCCCCGTCACCCAGCGCTACTCGGGCCCCGCCTCCCCGTACTGGGCGAGCAAGGCCTTCCTGGGGCTGCTGCTGCCCGCCGACCACCCCGTCTGGACGGCACCGGAGGAACCCGCCGCCGTGGACACCGAGGACGTGACCCTGGCCCTGCCCGCCCCCGGCTGGCTGCTGCACTCCACCGCGGCCGACGGGATCGTACGGCTGGTCAACCACGGCAGCGACCGCCTCCCGCCCCCGCCCGCCACGGCCGACGACAGCCCGCACTACGCCCGGTTCGCCTACTCCAGCGCGACCGCCCCCGAAACGCCGGGCGTCGACAACCACATCGCCCTGCTGGGTCCCGACGGAACGCCCTCCCGGCGCGGACGCATCCATCCCCTCGGCGCCGAGGGCCGGCGGGCCGGATCCTGGCAGGACGGCCGTATCGAGACCGTCAGCGTCGTGCACGGGCCGTGGGAAGTGCGGGTGCACCGCCTCGACGTACCGCCCGACACGCCCGTGCGGGAAGGCGGTTGGGCGGTGGCCGACGACACGGCACCCCCGGTCGCGCGCACCGGCCCCGGCCGGGCGCTGGCCCGCCGGTCGGACGGGCTGACCAGCGCGGTCGTCGGCCTGTACGGCTGGGACGACGCCGAGGCGGCGGTCGTGCGCGGCGTCGGCAGGAACGCCGTGGGCCACCACTCGGCGACTCCGGTGCTCCAACTGCCCGCAGGCGCCCGGCTGTTGGTGACCCTCGTCATGCTGAGCGCGGCCCCGCACCCGCCGCTCACGGGGGCGAGCGCGACCGTCACCGCCGACGGCACCGTGGAGATCCGCTTCCCGGACGGCACCCCGGAGCGGGTGCCCCGCCGGGCTCAGCGGCGCGCCAGAGCCATTGCCTGA
- the cobC gene encoding Rv2231c family pyridoxal phosphate-dependent protein CobC, with protein sequence MAATPMPTEAHDLRHHGDAEVRDDGSALVDLAVNVRADTPPTWLRELIAGSLGSLAAYPDGRAARAAVAARHGLPAERVLLTAGAAEAFVLLARALKVRRPVVVHPQFTEPEAALRDAGHTVDRVLLREADGFRLDTAAVPEDADLVVIGNPTNPTSVLHPAASIARLAQPGRTLVVDEAFMDAVPGEREALAGRTDVPGLVVLRSLTKTWGLAGLRIGYVLAAPDTIADLERAQPLWPVSTPALAAAEACVSSPALAEAGHAAHRLAADRAHLVAGLGEFASAGLRVVEPAEGPFVLVRLPRAAAVRRHLRELGFAVRRGDTFPGLGEEWLRLAVRDRGTVNGFLRALDQAMALARR encoded by the coding sequence ATGGCAGCCACTCCCATGCCCACTGAGGCGCACGACCTGCGCCACCACGGCGACGCCGAGGTCCGCGACGACGGCTCGGCGCTCGTCGACCTCGCCGTGAACGTCCGCGCGGACACGCCGCCCACCTGGCTGCGCGAGCTGATCGCCGGGTCGCTGGGCTCCCTCGCGGCCTACCCGGACGGGCGGGCCGCGCGGGCGGCGGTGGCCGCGCGGCACGGGCTGCCGGCGGAACGGGTGCTGCTCACGGCGGGGGCGGCGGAGGCGTTCGTCCTCCTCGCCCGCGCGCTGAAGGTGCGCCGGCCGGTCGTCGTGCACCCGCAGTTCACGGAGCCGGAGGCGGCCCTGCGGGACGCGGGGCACACGGTCGACCGGGTGCTGCTGCGGGAGGCGGACGGCTTCCGGCTCGATACGGCGGCCGTCCCCGAGGACGCCGACCTGGTGGTGATCGGCAACCCCACGAACCCGACGTCGGTGCTCCACCCGGCCGCGTCCATCGCCCGACTCGCCCAGCCGGGGCGGACGTTGGTGGTGGACGAGGCGTTCATGGACGCGGTGCCGGGTGAGCGGGAGGCGCTGGCGGGGCGGACGGACGTACCGGGCCTGGTCGTGCTGCGCAGCCTGACGAAGACCTGGGGCCTGGCCGGTCTGCGCATCGGCTATGTCCTCGCCGCCCCGGACACCATCGCCGACCTGGAACGCGCCCAGCCCCTGTGGCCGGTCTCCACGCCCGCGCTCGCCGCCGCCGAGGCCTGCGTGTCGTCCCCGGCTCTGGCGGAGGCGGGCCACGCGGCCCACCGCCTCGCCGCCGACCGGGCCCATCTCGTCGCGGGGCTCGGCGAGTTCGCGTCGGCCGGACTCCGGGTCGTCGAGCCCGCCGAGGGTCCCTTCGTCCTCGTACGCCTGCCGAGGGCGGCCGCCGTTCGCCGGCACCTGCGCGAGCTCGGGTTCGCGGTGCGGCGTGGGGACACCTTCCCCGGGCTGGGCGAGGAGTGGCTGCGGCTGGCGGTGCGGGACCGGGGGACGGTCAACGGGTTCCTGCGGGCACTGGATCAGGCAATGGCTCTGGCGCGCCGCTGA